One part of the Candidatus Krumholzibacteriia bacterium genome encodes these proteins:
- a CDS encoding secondary thiamine-phosphate synthase enzyme YjbQ — MRQALTQFQIETRGSGPVDITAEVRSWVGGTGIRTGLLTLQVRHTSASLVIQENADPEAMRDLERFLRRLVPEGDPLFRHTAEGPDDMPAHVRAALTQTTLSLPVMDGAPTLGTWQGIYLYEHRRRPHRREVVAHVLGE, encoded by the coding sequence ATGCGACAAGCGCTCACGCAGTTCCAGATCGAGACGAGGGGGAGCGGGCCCGTGGACATCACCGCCGAGGTCCGAAGCTGGGTGGGCGGTACGGGCATCCGCACCGGGCTCCTCACCTTGCAGGTGCGGCACACGTCGGCGTCGCTCGTCATCCAGGAGAACGCCGACCCCGAGGCCATGCGCGACCTGGAGCGCTTTCTCCGCCGCCTCGTCCCGGAGGGCGATCCCCTCTTCCGCCACACGGCCGAGGGGCCCGACGACATGCCCGCCCATGTCCGCGCGGCCCTCACGCAAACCACGCTCAGCCTGCCGGTGATGGACGGTGCGCCAACGCTCGGAACCTGGCAGGGTATCTATCTGTACGAACACCGGCGGCGGCCGCACCGGCGCGAAGTCGTCGCCCATGTCCTGGGAGAATAG